Proteins from one Penaeus monodon isolate SGIC_2016 chromosome 39, NSTDA_Pmon_1, whole genome shotgun sequence genomic window:
- the LOC119597607 gene encoding ragulator complex protein LAMTOR4-like has protein sequence MHGIGRIPDEVGHLILSEDGAIITSGGDLENAEQFASSVMSLLTCTSRNHLMQSDGGGFKKISVTYTDHCYVICLSNKNIHVVKRRFATHEPVNV, from the exons ATGCATGGCATAGGACGCATTCCAGATGAGGTCGGGCATCTCATCCTGAGCGAGGATGGAGCTATTATCACG TCCGGAGGTGACCTGGAGAACGCAGAACAGTTTGCCAGTTCGGTCATGTCCCTGCTCACGTGCACGTCTCGCAACCACTTGATGCAGAGCGATGGTGGAGGATTTAAGAAGATATCAG ttACATACACAGATCACTGCTACGTGATCTGTCTCTCCAATAAGAACATACACGTCGTGAAGAGAAGGTTTGCTACTCACGAACCTGTTAATGTGTAA